Genomic segment of Burkholderia pyrrocinia:
ACGAGGCGTCGTTCGGGCGAAAACGTTTGCGGGAAACCGCTTGTGCGAACGTCGCTTGCGCTGGCCAATCCGAAGCCCGGTAAAGTTACTCGACATATCATTACAAAATATTACGTACGCTGCGGCGTATGGCTCCCTACAATCCTCGCAACTGACGGACGTGCATGCTGCATTGCGGTTTCCGCTCTGTCGTCAAAGGGCTTGCAGCGACGAAGGCGGTGACCGATAACACGCAGTTGCCCGCATTCGCGCGTCACTGCCGGCATTGAGCGCATGTGGATCGGTGTTCACGTCGCTCGGGCCTTCGAGGGGAAAGCATCCGGACCGTACGATGTATTGACAGGAGTACGAAATGACACCGCTGCAAGTCATCCAGAGTCTCGATGTGCTCACGAACGCGATCGAAGTCGCGGTCGCCCGGGCCGACTGGAGCGAGGCCGTGCGGGCCGCGGAAGCACGTTCAAGGTTCGTGATTGCGCTTGCGCCCGATCAACCGGACGAGGTTCGCGCGGCGATCGGGAGAATGCAGGAGATCGATGTCCGGATCTCCACCGTCGCCCGGGAAACGTTCGAGGCACTCATCGCCGAGGGCTGGATTGCGTTGCACGAAGCCCGGCCGGCGACGCAGGCGTTGGCGGCGAAGCCGCTGTCGCCCGGGGCGGATGCCATGGCATCCCGAAACCCTTCTTTTCCCGCATGAGCGTTACTGCCCGGGCGATGCACATGCTCAATACGCGGGCAGGTCTTTGGACATGCCTGTCGCGGGTCAATGTTTCGGTGGCGGTATGCGATTGCGAAAACGCATCAACTCTGTCGATCGACGCGGTGGTTCGTCGACGGCGACCATGAACGAGTGGAGAGCCGCCAACGCATGTGGGCGGTCGCCACGCCGAAAGCTTGGCGTTCGGTGAAGCCTGGCGGCCGGATATTGACGGACGAAACGGGAATCCCGTGACCGATGGCGATCAGGATGCCGTTATCGCCATGAGCCTGCCGAGGGCCTGTCATGTAGCCCGTACCTGGCTAGTTGCCTGACGATGATCTGATCTTCGATCAGAGCGGGTTGCCCTGGTTCCGGCACTCACCCTGGAATTGCCCGGAACCCCTTTCGCCGGCCCCGAAACGGGCCGGCTTTTTTTCAGAGGTTCGATTCACGATAAAAATATGATCATGCAGGATGCCAAACAATATGGCGAGTGCATCTGAATTGTCTGCGGCAAGCGGTGATGACTGTTTTGATATTCAAGGTAAGTAAGGCTATCTATGGAATCGTACGCACGATCGGTACCAGTGGTGATGTACCGCCACGTTTCACCATCGCCCGGGGAGTTCAGCATAACCCCGGAGCACTTCGAATCGCAGATGCACTGGCTGGCGCGTAACGGATACGTCACGTTGACGGCGGACGAATTCGCGTGCTTTCTGCACGGCGCGGCCATGCCCGAGAAGTCGATCCTGCTGACGTTCGACGGCGGTTATCTGGACAACTATGTCCATGCTCATCCGTGCCTTGTTCGCTATGGCCTTAACGCGATCATGTTTCTTGTCACCGGTCGCGTCCAGGACGGACCCGCTAGATCCTTTCGCAGTCGTGCTTCCGGTGAGGAACGTTCTCATGCGGAATGCGAACGCCTCGTTCTGATCGGGCAAGCCGACGATGTAACAGTCCGCTGGAGTGAGATCGACATCATGCGCGCGGCTGGCACTTTCGAATTTCACAGTCACACGCACAGTCACCTGCGCTGGGGCCAGTTGTGTACCGATCCGGACGACAAAATTGATCGCATCCGCACGGACATCGAGACGTCGAAGCGGATTCTGACCGAGAAAACGGGCATGGCATCAGCGCATTTGTGCTGGCCGGAAGGCTGCTGCGACAGTGACTGTATCGACGCTGCCCGAGCGGCCGGGTTCGAGTACCTCTACACAACGGACAACACTCGACGCAACGTTCCGGGTAGCGCCCCGTACCAGATTCATCGCATGGCCGACAGCGGCAGGAATGGAGAGTGGCTGGCGCGAAAGGTGCAGCAATACCAGCACGAGCGGTGGGGGTGATTGTCGAAAACCCTGACGCAAACGATTGGCGGCCGTCACGTCATTCAAGCAGCACGGCGCGGGGACGATAAAGAAGGAAGCCTAACTTTATTCCGTTTTCACGGGGAGAAAAAGCATGAATGTCAGACCGATGACGGTACGGTCAAAACTCGCGGTTGCCTTTGGTCTGCTCGCCGGGCTGGTGGTGCTGGTATCGGGACTGGCTTTGCACGCGTTAAGCGACGCAAATGACAAGTTCGCCCTGTATGTGCATGGCGTGACCGCGCGCGCGAATACCGTGGGACGGGTGCGCAGTGCGGTCGACCGGCGCGCGATCGCCGCGCGTAATCTGGTTCTGGTTACCAAACCCGCCGATCTGGAAATGGAACATGCTGCCGTGACGCAGGCGCATGAGGACGTGCGGGTGCGTTTGAAGCAACTGAACGATCTGATGGCTGGCGCAACAGACACGACGGACCAGGCTCGTAGCCTGGTGGCCGAAATCAACCGCGTGGAGAGCGAGTACGGTCCGGTGGCGGCCGACATCGTCAGACTTGCGCTCGACAACAAACGCGACGAAGCGATCACGAAGATGAACGACCAGTGCCGTCCGCTGCTCGCGGCACTGGCCAAGGCGACCAGAGCGTACGCGGAATACACGAACGGGCGCGCCGAGCACCGGGTTCAGGAGGCGGCAGACCAGTATGCCGCGCAGCGCGCGCTGCTCGTCGGCATCTGTCTGGCCGCGCTCGCCGCTGCTGCCGTCGCGGCGCTGCTGATCACCCGCAGCGTGACGCGGGCACTCGGCGCGGAGCCGGCCGAGCTGGGCGGCGTCACGCGGCGCGTGGCGGGCGGAGATCTGAGCCCGGTGCCGGGTGCGCGGGCCGCGCCACGTGGGAGCGTGCTCGCGTCGATGGGCGAGATGCAGACGAGCCTCGTGCGCCTGATCGGTCAGGTCAGAACCTCGGCGGACAATATTGCCACCGGCACGAGCCAGATCGCTTCGGGTAACCAGGACCTGTCGTCGCGCACCGAGCAGCAAGCGTCTTCGCTGCAGGAGACCGCCTCGAGCATGGAGGAACTGACCTCTACGGTGAAACAGAACGCGGAAAACGCGCAGCAGGCAAGCGCGCTGGCTGCGAATGCATCCGCGGTCGCGCACAAGGGCAGCGCCGTGGTCGGACAGGTCGTGGAGACCATGACCGACCTCAGTCATAGTTCGACGAAGGTCGCGGAGATCACCGGAATCATCGAGGGCATCGCGTTCCAGACCAACATCCTGGCCCTGAACGCCGCGGTGGAAGCCGCGCGCGCGGGCGAGCAGGGGCGCGGCTTCGCGGTTGTGGCGAGCGAGGTTCGAAGCCTCGCGCAGCGCTCGTCGAGCGCCGCGAAGGAGATCAAGGACCTGATCAATGCCTCGGTGCAGAAGATCCACGACGGCTCGACGCTCGCGGGTGAGGCCGGCAAAACGATGGCCGAAGTCACGCAGGCGGTGGCCCGCGTGACCGATATCATGGGCGAGATCGCAGCGGCCTCGAGCGAACAGAGCCGGGGTATCGAGCAGGTCAACCAGGCGATCACTCAGATGGATGAAGTCACGCAGCAGAACGCCGCGCTCGTGGAGGAGGCGGCGGCGGCCTCGAAGTCGCTGGAGGACCAGGGCCGTCAGTTGACCGAGGCGGTGGCGTTTTTCCGTGTCGATGGCGCGCCTGCCGGCATGCCGGTGCGATCGCAGCCGGAGCCGGTGCGGCCTGCACCTCCCCGGGCCCTGGCCGGCAGGAGGATCTCTGCGTCGGTCGTGCGGACGTCCGTGCCGGCAATGGCCGCTGCCGGCGCGGCTGATGCGTGACATGCCTTCCAGGCGGCCCTGCCGCCGACAACCGGGGAAAGACCGATGGATGGAGCTCGTGTGATGCACTGCGCGTGCGGCAGCCCGGTCACGTCGTCGGCAGTGCGGCTGGCCGGTGTCGCGTCGACCGGATCCGCCGGCGATTGTCCGGGGTCGGCTGCGAATGGCGCCGCGAGCGTCTTCGTGCTCGCATCCGGTTGCCGCCACGGATGCTCATACGCGCAGATCTCGGCGTGCGACATCGGGGCATCGTTCACAACAGGAATCGCCGACGGAATCATGCCCCGTGCTCCGAGATCAGGCGTCGTAGCCGACACGCTCGAAGGCCTTCACGCGCGCCCGATCGATGCCCTGCACGATCGCGCCAAGCAGCACCGCGTCCGTTCCCGTCGCGGAGATCGCGAAGTCGGGTACCGGGATCGGCAGCGACGCCGACAGGTGTGCGCGGATCGCTGGAACAAGCAGCGCACCGCTGCGACCAATACCGCCCGCCAGCACGACGAGCGCGGGATCGAGTACGGGAATGATCGACGCGAGTCCCCATGCGAGCTGACGCGCTTCTTCCGCCACGCATCGTTGTGCGCGCTCATCTCCGGCATTGGCCGCGGCAAAGACCTCCTCGGCACTCGACACCACGAGTCCGCATCGCCGCGCATAGGTGACGATGCCCTTTGCCGCCGCGAATGATTCGAAGCCGTGCTGTGGACCGTCGCCAGTGCGCTTGCCGACCGAGGGTGCGGGGGGAAGCACCGCGATCTCGCCCGCGAACCCGTGCGCGCCTCGATGCAGCCTGCCCCCGGCCACGATGCCGATACGGATACCGGTGCCGATCGACATGAACACGAAATTCTCGACGTCGCGCCCGAGCCCGTGCCGCTGCTCGCCCAGTGTCGCCAGGTTGATGTCGTTCTCGATCACGATACCGGCGCCGAGCGCCTCGCGCAGTGACGGGATCAGCCCCGGGCGCTCCCAGTCCGGCAGGTTCGGCGCAAGGCGCAACCGGTCGCTGGCCCCGTCGAGCACACCGGGTGAACCGATTACGGTCGCCAGTACGTCGTCGCGCGGCACCTTCTGTTCGTCGAGCATGGCGTCCACGATCTCGACGATGCGCGCGACCAGTTGCGTCACGCGCGAGGGCGTGCGCTTTTCCAGCCGTGCGATGACGGTACCCGTCAGATCGGCGACCGCGCCGCGAATCCATTTTGCGCCGACGTCGATGGCGACCACGAACCCGGCCCGCGCGCGCGGCGCGTACAGCCGCGGCGAACGCCCTGCGTTGCCGGCGCGCACGCCGGTTTGCTCGACCAGCCCCAGCCGTTCGAGATTGCCGAGCGCAGCCGATACCGTCACCTTCGATAGGCCGGTGCTCGCGGCCAACTGCGGACTGGATGCGGGGGCGAGCGACAGCAGATGCTGGTAGATCGCCCATTCATTACCCTGACGGACGAATGCCGGCCCCCGGGTAACAGGGACGGTCTGGATAGCTTTCGGGGTGTGGTGGTTCATGCGGGGCGTGATTTGCGGGATGGCCGATCCTATCAACGACCCGTCTCGCGGGGCAAGCCAATCCCGTGATCAGGGGGGCGTGAGCGAACGCGGCGGGCGGAGGACAACCGGGTTATTTTGGCGCATTTGAATTCGTAAAGAATCTTTCCTATCATTCGCAACGTGACACCGACAGCGGGAAACGGTGCCGACCGGAGCAGTTCCGAACGATGAGACGCGGTACAAGCCACATGGAGACACGATGAGCGATTCAACCTGGCAGGACCCCGCCGGCACGCCTGCAAACCCCGCGCAGGCACCCGGAAACGACGGGCCGCAGTTTCGACGGTCGGTCGGACTGTTTCCGGCGATTGCCGTCAACATGATCCAGATTTGCGGCGTGGGTCCGTTTCTGACCATCCCGGCGATCGTCGCGGTGATGAATGGACCGCTCGCCGTGATCGGCTGGATTTTCGGTGCGCTGCTCGCGATGAGCGATGGACTGGTATGGGCGGAACTCGGCGCAGCGATGCCCGGGGCAGGGGGCACGTACCTGTACGTGCGCGAGGCGTTCCAGTACCGCACCGGCAAACTGATGCCGTTCCTGTTCGTCTGGACCGCGATGCTGTCGATCCCGCTGATCATGAGTACGGGCGTCATCGGCTTTGTCCAGTATCTCGGATTTTTCCTGCCGAACCTCGCGCCCTGGCAGACGCATGCCATCAGTATCGCCGTCGTCGCGGTCGTGGTTCTGGCGCTGTATCGCCGTATCGAATCGATCCGCGCGCTGAGCGCGGTGCTGTGGATCATCATGGTCCTCGCCGTCGGCCTGACGACCGCCGCCGCCTATTCCGATTTCCACCTGAGCCTCGCCATGTCGCTGCCGCCGGATGCGGGCGATATCGGCAAGTTCTTTACCGGTCTAGGCGCGGGCCTGATCATCGCCATCTACGACTATGCGGGCTATAACACCACCGCGTACATGGGCGACGAGCTGAAGAACCCGGGCCGCGTGATGCCGCGCTCGATCATCGTCTCGATCGTCGCCATGATGGTGTTCTATCTCGCGATGAACATCGGCGTCATCGGCACGGTGCCGTGGCAGGACGTTGCGAAGTCGACCTCCGTTGCATCGCTCGTGGTGTCGCGCAATTGGGGGCATGCGGCTGCGGCGTTCGTCACGGTCCTGATCCTGATCGCGGCGTTCGCGTCGGTGTTCGCCGGCTTGCTCGGAGGTTCGCGAGTGCCGTTCCATGCAGCGCGCGACGGCGTGTTTCTCTCCGCATTCGGCCGGCTGCATCCGAAACACAACTTCCCCCATGTGGCGTTGCTGGTCATGGGCGTGGTGACGGCGGCCGGAACGTTCTTCGACCTGACGACGGTGATCAATATGCTGGTCGCCGTGGCGGTGTTGCTCCAGTCGGTCGCCCAGATTGCGGCGCTGACCGTGCTGCGCAGGCGTCAGCCGGCCCTGAACCGCCCGTACCGACAGTGGCTGTATCCGGTACCGAGTCTCGTGGCGCTGGTTGGATGGCTGTACGTCTTCTACGCGACCGATCACCAGTCGCAGCTCATGTCGACAATCTGGATTGCACTGGGCCTGCTCGCGTTCGTGATCTGGGCGCGCATCGCACGGCAGTGGCCGTTCGGCCCGAAGCATATTCGCGAAACCTTCCTCGAGCAACAGAAGTCCGCCGCCAGCCACTGAGTCCCCCCGATGAACGCAAACAACCTTCCGGCAGACCGGCCTATGAATACCAGCGACGACGGCTTCGCACTGGCTATCGATTTCGGCGGCACAAAGATCGCGATGGCCACGACCACGCAGTCGGGACACCGTCTGCACGAGACCGAAATCCCGACCCTGGCGCAACAGGGTGCGGATGCGGTGATGCGGCGGATGTTCGAAGCCGCGTGGGGACTGATCTCCCGGACCGTCGTCACGCTCGGTGTGCCGCTTCGTGCGGTCACCGCCGTGACGCCCGGCATCGTCGAGCGGGACGGCATCCGCCTTGCACCGAACAACCCCGGCTGGGAGCGGCTCGTGCTCGCGGACCAGCTGCGCGAAGGCTTCGAGGTCGAATGCGTGGGCGTCGAAACTGATGTCAAGGCTGCGGCGCTCGCCGAGGCACGATGTGGTGCACTCGTCGGTATCGATTGTGGCTTGTATCTGAACCTGGGAACCGGACTGGCAGCCGCTGCGGTCATCGGCGGAAAGGTGCTGCGCGGGTCGCACGGTGCCGCCGGCGAGATCGGATATCAGTTGCGCGGAGTGCCGGGGGAAGCGCCATTTGCGGAAGGGGGCGCTCCGCTCGAAGATTTCGTGTCGGGTCGGGCGATCAGCGACCGGGCCAGCAGGATGCTCGGTTGTCCGGTAACGACGCGTGACGTGTTCGACCTGAGCCTTACGGATCCGCAGATGGCACGCCTGCTCGACGATACGCTCACGGGCCTGAGCGCACATGTGGCGAATATGGTGCTTCTTCTCGATCCATCGCGGGTCGTTATCGGCGGCGGTATGTCACGGATGCCGCGGGTCGCGGATGAAATCCGGACTTGCCTCGCGCGCGCCGTTCCCTACCCGCCCGAGGTGACGGTTTCGGCCTTCGGGCATGGCGCGGCGCTGCGAGGCGCGATCGCGCTCGCACGGGACATCTGGAACTCCCGTCATCCGTCATTGCCGCTGCCTGCTCAACGCGAAGGCCGGTTTCAAGTACTCCTCTCTTAGAGAGGGGCCCGACAAGAGCCAATGGGTTGTTGGCTTTTTCAGCATCCTGTTCACCTTGGTCATCGTGACAGACGGGCAGGGGAGATGTGCTGACCAGTCTGCTTCGACGTCGCCGCTGCGGCCGTTGGCGTGGTGCGGGCGGCCGCGGCGGCGACGCGTGCCGGTCCTCAGAACTTCTGGACGAGCGCGACGCGACCGACGAACTGGTTCTTGCTCGTTGACGGGCCGTTCGAACCGACGATGGCCGGCTGATCGAGACCGGTGCCGGTGTTCGAGTTCGCGTGCTGCCACGCGCCCTGGACGTAGACGGACGTGCGCTTGCTGAGGCTGTAGTTCGCCATCAGGGCAAGTTGAATCCAGTTGGCGGTGGAGTCCCCGCCGGCGCCGTTGAAATGAGCGTTCGTGTACGCGGCCGAACCGGCCAGGTAAAATTCCGGACGCACGAAATACTGCCCGTTTACCTCGAAGTTGTTGAACTTCCACGAATTCCAGCCGGTGCCGATGCTGGATACGTACGCGTTTGCGACCGGGTTGTATACGTCGGTGTGCGAATACGCGAACGCGACGTTCGCGTTGTTCGCGAACGTCCACTTGACGCCAGCGTCGATGTTCTGCTGCGACGGTGCGGTGAAGACGGCGTCGCTGGTCAGCGCGCCGCTCTGGTTCGGGGCCTGCGCGCCGCCGTTGTTCGTTTTCATGTATGCGGCGGCAGCCGAGAAGGCACCCATCGTATAGCTCAGCGCGGTGCTGTAGTTGCGGTTGTTCGCGGAGCCTGGCGTGTTGCTGAAACTGTACGTCGCTTCGGCCTGCAGGCCGGCGAACACGGGCGACACGTACTTGATCGTGTTGTTCGGACGAAAGCTGGTGTCGGCGTTGTCGTTGTCGAACGGATGCGCAGCGAAGTCGCCGATCGCGCCACCGGCTCCGGTGAACGGGGCCCACAAATCGACAGTCGCGTCGTTCTGGCGACCCAGCGTCAGCGTGCCCGCCTGCGTCGACGCCAGACCTACGTATGCATTGCGGCCGAACAGGCGGCCACCTTCGTTCGACTGGCCGTTACTACCGTTGAACCCGCTTTCCAACGTGAACAGTGCGCTCAGGCCGCCGCCGAGATCCTCGGTGCCCTTCATCCCGAACATCGATTCCTGCGTGTTGCCGCTGACCATCGCGAATGCGTGACTCCCCTGGGCGTTCGACGTGAAGTTCACGCCCATGTCCATTGCGCCGTATAACGTCACGCTACTCTGCGCATGCGCCGTACCGGCCGCGAGCGATGCCGCCAAGGCGACTTCCGCCGTGAGATATACCTTCTTCATGCTTTACTCCTCCTGTTTGACTGACCCCGTTGACGTCCACGGTGGCAACACCGGGAGATCGACTGCTTTGTTTGAAGCGTCACTGCAAACTTGTTGCCGGATACTTCGGCATCGACGCGCCAGGCCCTCTGCGGGTGAAGCAGAGAGATCGCGGCGGCAACCGGCCATGGTCGTGCGCCGTCGTTGACTTACAACCCGCCCTAAAAGGCAGAAGCGAGGAACGCTCGTTCTCCGCGGGCAATTTAGTTGAACGAAGTTATTGGCATCGACGTACTCCAGTTGGTCGAGGCGGGCCTCAACAATCGAACCCGGGGATACGGAGCGACCTTTTCGAGCCGGCCACCAGGCAAGATCAATAGGCGCCACGCTATCAGTCAAAAAAATCCAATGCAATCACAATCGTGATGTTTTTTGAAGTGATTGTGGTTGAAAGGTGAGTGGTGCCTGCGCTTCGTGCTCGAAAGGCCTCGGTTCCACGGCGAAGTCGGTCGTCGAAACGCGAAAAACAGCGTCACAAGATCGGTCGATACGTCAGACGTTTCCCGGGCGTCTTTCTCATTGAGGAGCCTGCCAACCGGCGCTCTCGCATGGGCCCGCGGCCACCTGCGCCGCTTGGCCTCGAGCCTTGCGCGACGAAGCAACCTCTCCGCCGGCTTCATGAATCAAAATAAGTCAAAATAGTGATTGAGTTTGATTTTTCTGGGGTGTATCTTTCCGTTCCATCACCCCCCCACAACCAGTACAGGAGGCAGCAAGATGAAAAGAAAAATGCATATGGCGGCCATCGCGACCATCGTGCTTTGCGCCGCTCTGCCGGTCGGCGCTCAAGCGGCGGTGCCGCTCACGGGAGAGACGGTTACCGTTTTGCTGCCGCCGTGGGCGACGTTACCGAAGGGCATGACAGACCGATTTACTGCGCAGACCGGCATCAGGCTGAGTCTGCAAACGCTGGGCTGGGACGAGATCAGAACGAAAATCATCACGGCATCGATCGCAGGCAGCCCGCCTGCCGATGTCACGGAAATCGACTGGTCGTGGGTGGGGCAATTCGGTTCGTCGGGTTGGTATGCCCCCTTGAATGCTTCTGTCGATGCGGCAACGGCCAAGGACTTGCCTGCAACCTCGATCTTTACCTATGACAAGAAACTGATCGGCGTTCCTTATAACAACGATTTTCGCCTTCTCATCTTCAATCGCGAGCAGTTGAGCGCGGCCGGTATCGCCCAGCCGCCGAAGACGCTGG
This window contains:
- a CDS encoding polysaccharide deacetylase family protein — encoded protein: MYRHVSPSPGEFSITPEHFESQMHWLARNGYVTLTADEFACFLHGAAMPEKSILLTFDGGYLDNYVHAHPCLVRYGLNAIMFLVTGRVQDGPARSFRSRASGEERSHAECERLVLIGQADDVTVRWSEIDIMRAAGTFEFHSHTHSHLRWGQLCTDPDDKIDRIRTDIETSKRILTEKTGMASAHLCWPEGCCDSDCIDAARAAGFEYLYTTDNTRRNVPGSAPYQIHRMADSGRNGEWLARKVQQYQHERWG
- a CDS encoding methyl-accepting chemotaxis protein, translated to MNVRPMTVRSKLAVAFGLLAGLVVLVSGLALHALSDANDKFALYVHGVTARANTVGRVRSAVDRRAIAARNLVLVTKPADLEMEHAAVTQAHEDVRVRLKQLNDLMAGATDTTDQARSLVAEINRVESEYGPVAADIVRLALDNKRDEAITKMNDQCRPLLAALAKATRAYAEYTNGRAEHRVQEAADQYAAQRALLVGICLAALAAAAVAALLITRSVTRALGAEPAELGGVTRRVAGGDLSPVPGARAAPRGSVLASMGEMQTSLVRLIGQVRTSADNIATGTSQIASGNQDLSSRTEQQASSLQETASSMEELTSTVKQNAENAQQASALAANASAVAHKGSAVVGQVVETMTDLSHSSTKVAEITGIIEGIAFQTNILALNAAVEAARAGEQGRGFAVVASEVRSLAQRSSSAAKEIKDLINASVQKIHDGSTLAGEAGKTMAEVTQAVARVTDIMGEIAAASSEQSRGIEQVNQAITQMDEVTQQNAALVEEAAAASKSLEDQGRQLTEAVAFFRVDGAPAGMPVRSQPEPVRPAPPRALAGRRISASVVRTSVPAMAAAGAADA
- a CDS encoding ROK family transcriptional regulator — translated: MNHHTPKAIQTVPVTRGPAFVRQGNEWAIYQHLLSLAPASSPQLAASTGLSKVTVSAALGNLERLGLVEQTGVRAGNAGRSPRLYAPRARAGFVVAIDVGAKWIRGAVADLTGTVIARLEKRTPSRVTQLVARIVEIVDAMLDEQKVPRDDVLATVIGSPGVLDGASDRLRLAPNLPDWERPGLIPSLREALGAGIVIENDINLATLGEQRHGLGRDVENFVFMSIGTGIRIGIVAGGRLHRGAHGFAGEIAVLPPAPSVGKRTGDGPQHGFESFAAAKGIVTYARRCGLVVSSAEEVFAAANAGDERAQRCVAEEARQLAWGLASIIPVLDPALVVLAGGIGRSGALLVPAIRAHLSASLPIPVPDFAISATGTDAVLLGAIVQGIDRARVKAFERVGYDA
- a CDS encoding APC family permease; its protein translation is MSDSTWQDPAGTPANPAQAPGNDGPQFRRSVGLFPAIAVNMIQICGVGPFLTIPAIVAVMNGPLAVIGWIFGALLAMSDGLVWAELGAAMPGAGGTYLYVREAFQYRTGKLMPFLFVWTAMLSIPLIMSTGVIGFVQYLGFFLPNLAPWQTHAISIAVVAVVVLALYRRIESIRALSAVLWIIMVLAVGLTTAAAYSDFHLSLAMSLPPDAGDIGKFFTGLGAGLIIAIYDYAGYNTTAYMGDELKNPGRVMPRSIIVSIVAMMVFYLAMNIGVIGTVPWQDVAKSTSVASLVVSRNWGHAAAAFVTVLILIAAFASVFAGLLGGSRVPFHAARDGVFLSAFGRLHPKHNFPHVALLVMGVVTAAGTFFDLTTVINMLVAVAVLLQSVAQIAALTVLRRRQPALNRPYRQWLYPVPSLVALVGWLYVFYATDHQSQLMSTIWIALGLLAFVIWARIARQWPFGPKHIRETFLEQQKSAASH
- a CDS encoding ROK family protein — its product is MNTSDDGFALAIDFGGTKIAMATTTQSGHRLHETEIPTLAQQGADAVMRRMFEAAWGLISRTVVTLGVPLRAVTAVTPGIVERDGIRLAPNNPGWERLVLADQLREGFEVECVGVETDVKAAALAEARCGALVGIDCGLYLNLGTGLAAAAVIGGKVLRGSHGAAGEIGYQLRGVPGEAPFAEGGAPLEDFVSGRAISDRASRMLGCPVTTRDVFDLSLTDPQMARLLDDTLTGLSAHVANMVLLLDPSRVVIGGGMSRMPRVADEIRTCLARAVPYPPEVTVSAFGHGAALRGAIALARDIWNSRHPSLPLPAQREGRFQVLLS
- a CDS encoding porin, producing MKKVYLTAEVALAASLAAGTAHAQSSVTLYGAMDMGVNFTSNAQGSHAFAMVSGNTQESMFGMKGTEDLGGGLSALFTLESGFNGSNGQSNEGGRLFGRNAYVGLASTQAGTLTLGRQNDATVDLWAPFTGAGGAIGDFAAHPFDNDNADTSFRPNNTIKYVSPVFAGLQAEATYSFSNTPGSANNRNYSTALSYTMGAFSAAAAYMKTNNGGAQAPNQSGALTSDAVFTAPSQQNIDAGVKWTFANNANVAFAYSHTDVYNPVANAYVSSIGTGWNSWKFNNFEVNGQYFVRPEFYLAGSAAYTNAHFNGAGGDSTANWIQLALMANYSLSKRTSVYVQGAWQHANSNTGTGLDQPAIVGSNGPSTSKNQFVGRVALVQKF